From one Solanum stenotomum isolate F172 chromosome 12, ASM1918654v1, whole genome shotgun sequence genomic stretch:
- the LOC125846647 gene encoding late embryogenesis abundant protein 76-like, translated as MAAISITKNAILNLSKSLPRTSSLFLRRNISFFYPLKTIPLTTSLVIRHKICFSSSPNHSEGFHASESEELKRRQDFDRGVKDDKSPMREMADKTKDDMKESMDETKRTAKDMKDKTKQSAENMKDKTNDKAKEGKDKAAEMAHDTKESAKERAHDMKEKIKDTAESMTDKTKEGGSKVAETAQAIADKAKQAMQDAMGAAKETTQKIKETVVGSAEDDKKSVDDRTGKRKEDTMDEDVVEQRRRAGGSGDPTKF; from the exons ATGGCAGCGATATCAATCACAAAAAACGCCATTTTGAACTTGTCAAAGTCACTTCCTCGAACCTCTTCTCTTTTCCTCCGCCGTAATATCTCCTTCTTCTACCCTTTGAAGACTATTCCTCTAACAACATCTCTTGTTATTCGTCACAAAATATGCTTCTCCTCTTCCCCTAATCATTCTGAG GGATTCCATGCATCGGAGTCGGAGGAGTTAAAAAGAAGACAAGACTTCGATAGAGGTGTTAAAGATGATAAATCTCCTATGAGGGAGATGGCTGATAAAACAAAAGACGATATGAAAGAGTCCATGGACGAAACTAAGCGTACAGCCAAAGACATGAAAGATAAAACAAAGCAAAGCGCGGAGAACATGAAAGACAAAACAAACGATAAAGCAAAAGAAGGGAAAGACAAGGCAGCCGAAATGGCACATGACACTAAAGAGAGTGCAAAAGAGCGAGCCCACGACATGAAGGAGAAGATTAAGGACACTGCAGAGTCCATGACTGATAAGACGAAAGAAGGGGGAAGCAAAGTTGCGGAGACGGCACAGGCAATAGCTGATAAAGCTAAGCAAGCAATGCAGGATGCCATGGGAGCAGCGAAAGAGACGACTCAGAAGATTAAGGAAACTGTTGTTGGTTCGGCGGAGGATGATAAGAAGTCAGTTGATGATCGTACGGGTAAGCGGAAGGAAGATACGATGGATGAAGATGTGGTGGAGCAGAGGAGGCGTGCAGGGGGTTCTGGTGATCCTACGAAATTTTGA
- the LOC125846631 gene encoding 30S ribosomal protein S5, chloroplastic, translating into MAASSLSTFSSLSLRSPSRFSPFQSQTHHTFFIPKPILSPFYLLLNPTKFDPIKPNSTTAETTFFDNTDPEEISTYDPPERPEDFIEPSSFDDGPMESEEEIAKAYEELYGAAYSGETFLGNDIYAMDSKVKKTTSFGKTKKEKAKDGFDERVVQVRRVTKVVKGGKQLHFRAVVVVGDKKGQVGVGVGKAKEVIAAVQKSAVNARRNIITVPMTKYLTFPHRSEGDFGAARVMLRPAAPGTGVIAGGAVRIVLEMAGVENALGKQLGSNNALNNARATVVAVQQMRQFSEVAQERGIPMEELWK; encoded by the exons ATGGCAGCGTCTTCTCTCTCCaccttctcttctctctctctacGCTCCCCATCTCGCTTTTCTCCTTTTCAATCCCAAACCCACCATACATTCTTCATCCCAAAACCCATCCTGTCACCATTTTATCTCCTCTTAAACCCAACAAAATTCGACCCCATTAAACCAAATTCCACAACTGCTGAAACCACTTTCTTTGACAACACAGACCCAGAGGAAATTTCCACTTATGACCCTCCAGAACGTCCTGAAGACTTTATAGAACCATCATCTTTCGATGACGGTCCAATGGAGTCTGAAGAAGAAATTGCAAAAGCTTATGAAGAGCTTTATGGGGCAGCTTATAGCGGAGAGACTTTTCTTGGGAATGACATATATGCAATGGATTCTAAGGTGAAAAAGACTACTTCGTTTGGGAAAACCAAGAAGGAGAAGGCCAAAGATGGGTTTGACGAGAGAGTGGTGCAAGTTAGGAGAGTTACTAAGGTTGTTAAAGGTGGAAAGCAGTTGCATTTTAGAGCTGTTGTGGTTGTGGGTGATAAAAAAGGGCAAGTGGGTGTTGGAGTTGGTAAAGCAAAAGAGGTTATTGCTGCTGTGCAAAAGTCTGCCGTTAATGCTAGGAGGAATATAATCACTGTGCCTATGACTAAGTACTTGACTTTCCCCCACAG ATCTGAGGGAGACTTTGGAGCAGCAAGGGTGATGCTTAGACCAGCAGCCCCTGGTACTGGAGTGATTGCTGGTGGTGCTGTGCGGATCGTTCTTGAAATGGCTGGTGTTGAGAATGCTTTGGGGAAGCAGCTTGGGAGTAACAATGCCCTCAACAATGCGAGAGCCACTGTTGTTGCTGTTCAGCAGATGAGGCAATTCAGTGAAGTTGCTCAAGAACGTGGCATTCCTATGGAAGAACTCTGGAAATGA
- the LOC125846634 gene encoding dof zinc finger protein DOF5.8-like yields MEDQLGGRSSGENDRNRRMKMPENNSSSPAQPPQPPLQKCPRCDSNNTKFCYYNNYSLTQPRYFCKTCRRYWTQGGTLRNVPVGGGCRKGKRTMKGGGSSSSAAGESSSRSHHQILHPPQIPNLSAAFFSGNNPRSQPPPLPSMSSLYTGGGGGGFLSSLAAMQSMSQLSQGINNQSQLGLISGSNNNNNQFGNFNIPTPPPPPPPKVQISQQMESTGFYQKPNLESSFYPSDQTLQFQPTRPLGSWTQRFINNNNIWPNSSASSSGAATDSSSAAGASLGPNDHQWPDLPGFGPSP; encoded by the coding sequence ATGGAGGATCAATTAGGTGGAAGATCATCGGGAGAAAATGATCGGAATCGAAGAATGAAGATGCCGGAAAACAACTCATCTTCTCCGGCACAACCACCGCAGCCACCACTGCAGAAATGCCCTCGTTGTGATTCAAACAACACAAAGTTTTGCTACTACAACAACTACAGTTTGACTCAGCCTCGCTATTTCTGCAAGACGTGTAGGAGGTACTGGACTCAAGGTGGAACCCTAAGGAACGTCCCCGTCGGCGGTGGTTGCCGTAAAGGTAAACGCACAATGAAGGGCGGTGGTTCATCTTCATCAGCTGCTGGTGAAAGTTCATCTAGATCTCATCATCAAATACTACATCCGCCGCAGATACCGAATTTATCAGCTGCTTTTTTCTCAGGTAACAATCCAAGATCTCAACCGCCGCCACTTCCGTCAATGAGTTCTCTGTATAccggtggtggtggtggaggatTTTTATCTTCTTTAGCTGCCATGCAATCAATGAGTCAATTATCACAAGGTATCAATAATCAATCTCAGCTTGGGCTAATTTCAGGCagcaataataataacaatcaaTTTGGTAATTTCAATATTCCaactcctcctcctcctcctcctcctaaGGTTCAAATCAGTCAACAAATGGAAAGTACTGGATTTTACCAAAAGCCCAATTTGGAATCATCTTTTTACCCATCTGATCAAACGTTGCAGTTTCAACCTACAAGGCCTTTGGGTTCATGGACACAAAGGttcatcaacaacaataatatttgGCCGAATAGCTCAGCCAGTAGCAGCGGAGCTGCTACTGATAGCAGTTCCGCTGCTGGTGCATCTCTTGGCCCGAATGATCATCAGTGGCCCGATCTTCCAGGGTTCGGCCCATCTCCATGA
- the LOC125846640 gene encoding uncharacterized protein LOC125846640: MASLSKKSIFNLSKAFPHRAFSVFIGRQIWKGGYVAATEEAWEQQSRKLYGTDSDETGGKVSEMAADKAKEVKDKATKTTQDAWKAIEDTAQELKEKVVGNIDPQNVQEEILVEDEKELKKKLAKEAGGKPVDEDKGLNVNWRPIVEKKPQPS, from the exons ATGGCGTCTTTAAGCAAAAAATCTATCTTCAACCTCTCTAAAGCCTTCCCACATCGAGCCTTCTCTGTCTTCATTGGTCGTCAAATATGGAAG GGAGGATATGTTGCTGCAACAGAGGAGGCGTGGGAACAACAGAGCAGGAAGTTGTACGGGACCGATAGTGATGAAACGGGTGGTAAAGTATCTGAAATGGCTGCTGATAAGGCGAAAGAAGTGAAGGATAAAGCCACTAAAACAACTCAAGATGCATGGAAAGCTATTGAGGATACTGctcaagagttgaaagaaaaagtggtGGGAAATATAGATCCACAGAATGTTCAAGAGGAAATTCTGGTGGAAGATGAGAAAGAGCTTAAAAAGAAGTTGGCTAAAGAAGCAGGAGGAAAGCCTGTGGATGAAGATAAAGGTTTGAATGTCAATTGGAGACCCATTGTTGAGAAGAAACCACAACCCTCTTGA